The genomic window CGTGCGCGCGGATCCGCTACCCGCACACCACCTACCTCCTGGACGACACCCGCGACCCCCGCTTCCGGGAGGTGGCGGAGCGGCACGGGGCGGTATGGCTGGAGCTTGTCGGGATCCCGGGCGCCAAGGCGGGGAAGATCAACCGCGCGCTGGAGCTCACGGACGAGGAGTTCGTGCTGGTGCTGGACCCGGACCACCTCCCCTTCCCGGAGTTCCTGGACCGCGTCCTGGGGCACTTCTCCGACCCCGGCGTGGGGTTCGTGCAGGTCTGCCAGGCGTACTACAACCAGGGGCGCTCCTTCGTGGCCGCGGGCGCGGCGGAGCAGACGTACGCCTTCTACGGCCCCATCCTGATGGGGATGTTCGGGCACGGCACCAGCCTGGCGATCGGCGCAAACTGCACCTTCCGGCGGAGCGCCCTGGCCTCGGCCGGGGGGCACGGGGTGGGGCTGGCGGAGGACCTGGTGACGGCGGTCCGGCTGCACGCCGCCGGCTGGCGCTCGGTGTACGTCCCGGAGGTGGTGAGCCGCGGGCTGGTCCCGGAGGAGCTGGGGTCGTTCCAGCGGCAGCAGCTCAAGTGGGCGCGCGGCGTCTTCGAGGTCCCCTTCGCGGAGATCCCGCGCCTCGTCCGACGGCTCACCTGGCGGCAGCGGCTCTCGTACCTGACCATCGGCACCTACTACCTCTTCGGCCTCACCTTCCCGGTGTACCTGCTCTTCCCGTACCTGTACCTCTGGGCGGGGGTGCAGCCGGCGGCCATGCCCTTCGCGGAGTTCCTGGCCGCGGTGGTCCCGGTGGGGCTGGTGGGGGTGGCGATGTACCTGTTCACCCAGCGCTGGCTCTGCCACCCGGAGGCGGAGCGGGGGATCCACTGGCGGGGGATGATGCTCAAGGTGGCGTGCTGGCCCGTGTTCCTGGCGGGGACCGTCCTGGCGGTGCTCCGCGCCGAGATCCCCTACGTCCCCACAGCCAAGGAGGCGGTGCGGGGGCGCTTCCTCCGGCTGGCCTGGCCGCACCTGCTCCTGCTAGCCGCGTACCTCGCCACCCTCGCGCGGGTGGTGCGCACCCGGCTCGTGGACACCCCGGAGGGCGCGCTGGCGCTGAGCAGCGAGGCCGTGTGGGGGATGGTGGGCTTCGCCACCCTGGCGGCGGCCACCAGCCTGGGGGCGCTGTACGCGGCGTGGGAGGCGCGCACGCCCCCGCCCGGGAATCCCTGGGAGCGGATCGATCCAACCCGAATCGGCGGTGAGCTGCGGTGAACAAGGTCCAGCGGCTGGCATGGGTGTCCGCGGTGGCGGCGAGCAGCGTGCTCACCGTCCACGCGCTGACCGCGCTCGGCTCGGAGGGCCAGGGGCCGATCTCGGCGGTGCTGGCGCAGGCCGGCACGGCGGTGGCCGGCCTGGAGGGGCGCATCGTCCGGCAGTTCCGCGGTCCCGGCCGCGCCGCCGGCCTGGGCTGGTTCGCGCCGTACCGGGAGGACCCCGCGCGGCTCCGCGCCCCCGGCGAGGTGCTCCTGGGCGCCTACGACGGCGCCCTCCCGGCCACGCTGCAGGGCGTGGTGGAGCTGGAGCGGGCGCTGGGCACCACGCTCCCGCTGATCCAGCTCTACGCCGCCTGGGGCGATAAGCCGGAGCAGCGCTTCCCGCTCCGGACGGTGCAGGCGGTCTGGGAGCTGGGCTCGGTGCCGGTGGTGACCTGGGAGCCGTGGCTCACCGACTTCGAGAGCCGGCTGCACCCGCACCTCCCGCTCCGGCAGCAGCGCGACCGCGGCGGGCTGGCCGCCATCGCGCGGGGGGACTACGACTTCTACGTGGACGAGTGGGCCGCGGAGGCCGCGGAGTTCGGGAAGCCGCTCTTCCTCCGCTTCGGGCACGAGATGAACGACCCCTACCGCTACTCCTGGGGGCCGCAGAACAACCGGCCGGAGGATTTCGTGGCCGCCTGGCGCCACGTGGTGGAGCGCTTCCGCGCCGCAGGCGCCCACAACGTCGTCTGGGTGTGGTCTCCCCACGTGGCGTACGAGGGGTACGACTGGTACTACCCGGGGGACGACGTGGTGGACTGGGTGGCCACCGGCGCGCTCAACTACGGCACCGTGGCGCACTGGTCGCGCTGGTGGAGCTTCGCAGACATCTTCGGCAGGCACTACGACCGGCTGGCGGCGTTCGGAAAACCGGTCATGGTGGCCGAGTTCGGCACCCTCGCCGTGGGCGGCGACCGCGAGGCGTGGTTCCGCGACGCCCTCGCCGGCCTCCCCGAGCGCTACCCCGCCGTGAAGGCGCTCCTCTTCTTCCACGTCGCCGGGGACGCCACCGTCACCTACCAGAAGCTGGACTGGTCGTTCGCGGGCGACACGGCGATGGCGAGGACGGTGGCGGAGGCGATCCGGCCCTGGTCGGCGCACGGCGGGGAGTAGGGAGGGGCATGCCCCTCTTGCCGGATCGGCCGTTTCGCGCAGGGTCGGCGGGGGGAGGCTCCTCCGGAGGTGCGACACCCGAAGGGACTCGCCAGAGCACTCGCCCGGCCACATTGCAGGCTGTGGGAACTGCGCGGGCTCAAACAGACGCACCTCCTGCGGAGCCTCCCCCACCTCCCGGTCACCCTCTCGGTAACCGGGTACAAAAACGGCGCCCCCACCGGGAGATCCCTGTGGGGGCGCCGTCGCGTGAGGGATGCGAGCCCGAAGGGGCGAGACTCCGCGGCCGTTTGCGGAGGCTCGCCGCGGTTACGCACGGTTGTATCGTGCGTTACCGCGCCGCAGCCCGGCCCCCCGCGAGGGGGGACACGCCCAAATCCGCCGTCCGCAGCCGCTACTGGTACTGGACGTACAACGGCTCCGGCCAGAGCTGGATCAGGTCCTTCGGCGTGGTCAGCGGGTCACCCTTCTTGGTGTCGTTGTGATAGAAGTTCTTCCACCCCGTGAACTGCGCCGGGTACTTGACCACGTAGTCGCGGTACGAGTCGTACTTGAGCCAGGGAGCCCCCCAGCCGTCCATGTGCATGACCAGCTGGACCTCCGGGCGGAGCTTCACTTTCTCCACGTCCGGCACCATGTTGCGGGTGAACCGGTGGATGATCAGCACCTTCGGGGGCAGGTTGTGCTCCTGGACGATCTTCGCGAGGTGGTCGATGACGTAGTTGATGTCGGATGCGTACATCGTCCCGATCTTCCGCCCGGGCACCACGCCGCCCCGCATGTAGAACTCGGGGTCAACGGCCAGGTGCACGTCCTCGTTCTTCAGGATGAAGTCGAAGCGCGGCAGGATGTTGCGGATGTCGTCCGTCCCGACCTGGATGTCGACGAAGAAGATCCCGTCGATGGACTGCGCCATCCGGTAGATGGAGTCCACCTGCACGTCGCGCATCTGCGTCCGGTACTTCCCCGAAGGCCCCGCGTCGCCCTGCGCGACGACCGCGACCATGTGCAGCCCCGGGATCACCGGGGTGCTCGGGTCGGCCTTCCGCCACTCCTCCACCTGGCGCTTGAGCCGGGCGAGCATCTCGTCCCGCGGGAACTCGCCGAGCGCGCCCATCCGCGTGGAGTTCGGGTTGCCGTAGTACACGACGATGCGGTTGCACGGCAGGATCGCGCCGTCGCGGAACTCCGGCATCTCCGGGTACCAGCCCTGCTCCTTCGCGAACACCGGGTTCCGCCCCGCTCCCGGCCGCTTGGCCGTGGAGTCGGCG from Longimicrobiaceae bacterium includes these protein-coding regions:
- a CDS encoding glycosyltransferase family 2 protein, which produces MLQLRVDPARDLWVHRAAAPVRFRDRAALAALAAAGTVSVMRLADWWFRPGHVAQPALFVLLSLAFWYGVGRIVLGWVNYVALRRPEHVPAPAGRGVAVFTTSSPGEPVAMFEKTLAACARIRYPHTTYLLDDTRDPRFREVAERHGAVWLELVGIPGAKAGKINRALELTDEEFVLVLDPDHLPFPEFLDRVLGHFSDPGVGFVQVCQAYYNQGRSFVAAGAAEQTYAFYGPILMGMFGHGTSLAIGANCTFRRSALASAGGHGVGLAEDLVTAVRLHAAGWRSVYVPEVVSRGLVPEELGSFQRQQLKWARGVFEVPFAEIPRLVRRLTWRQRLSYLTIGTYYLFGLTFPVYLLFPYLYLWAGVQPAAMPFAEFLAAVVPVGLVGVAMYLFTQRWLCHPEAERGIHWRGMMLKVACWPVFLAGTVLAVLRAEIPYVPTAKEAVRGRFLRLAWPHLLLLAAYLATLARVVRTRLVDTPEGALALSSEAVWGMVGFATLAAATSLGALYAAWEARTPPPGNPWERIDPTRIGGELR
- a CDS encoding glycosyl hydrolase, coding for MNKVQRLAWVSAVAASSVLTVHALTALGSEGQGPISAVLAQAGTAVAGLEGRIVRQFRGPGRAAGLGWFAPYREDPARLRAPGEVLLGAYDGALPATLQGVVELERALGTTLPLIQLYAAWGDKPEQRFPLRTVQAVWELGSVPVVTWEPWLTDFESRLHPHLPLRQQRDRGGLAAIARGDYDFYVDEWAAEAAEFGKPLFLRFGHEMNDPYRYSWGPQNNRPEDFVAAWRHVVERFRAAGAHNVVWVWSPHVAYEGYDWYYPGDDVVDWVATGALNYGTVAHWSRWWSFADIFGRHYDRLAAFGKPVMVAEFGTLAVGGDREAWFRDALAGLPERYPAVKALLFFHVAGDATVTYQKLDWSFAGDTAMARTVAEAIRPWSAHGGE